A region from the Hydra vulgaris chromosome 08, alternate assembly HydraT2T_AEP genome encodes:
- the LOC100202533 gene encoding ER lumen protein-retaining receptor 2 isoform X2 has product MNVFRLVGDLSHLLAILLLLWKIWKTRSCAGVSGKSQALFALVFLTRYLDLFTTFVSVYNTFMKVVFLVATFATCYLILFKFKATYDSNHDSFRAEFLVVPLAGLAVLVNHELTVFEVLWTFSIYLESVAILPQLFMISKTGEAESITSHYLFALGSYRALYLLNWIYRYYFEGFFDLIAIVSGCVQTVLYCDFFYLYITKVLKGKSLKLPA; this is encoded by the exons aTGAATGTTTTTCGCTTGGTCGGAGACCTTTCTCATCTATTAGCTATTCTACTTCTGTTATGGAAAATCTGGAAAACACGTTCTTGTGctg GTGTTTCTGGAAAAAGTCAAGCTCTTTTCGCTTTGGTTTTTTTAACTCGATACCTGGATCTTTTTACCACCTTTGTCTCAGTGTATAATACATTTATGAAAGTTGTGTTCTTGGTGGCAACATTTGCAACCTGCTatctgattttatttaaatttaaagcaactTATGACTCTAATCATGATAGCTTTCGTGCTGAGTTCCTTGTTGTTCCTCTTGCTGGTCTAGCTGTTCTTGTGAACCACGAGTTAACAGTGTTTGAG gttttatGGACATTTTCTATTTACTTGGAGTCAGTGGCAATTCTTCCTCAATTATTTATGATTTCGAAAACTGGTGAGGCTGAAAGTATCACAAGTCATTATTTGTTTGCATTAGGATCTTATCGTGCATTGTATTTGCTAAATTGGATTTACAGATATTATTTTGAAGGATTTTTTGATCTTATTGCCATTGTTTCTGGATGTGTGCAAACTGTCCTTTATTGTGATTTCTTTTATCTATACATTACTAAAG ttttgaaaggTAAATCATTAAAGTTGCCAGCCTGA